A single genomic interval of Brevibacillus brevis harbors:
- the pxpB gene encoding 5-oxoprolinase subunit PxpB: MWQCRYSKMEGKTLPRYEFSPLGDSGVMVKLGEVIDQLTHEQVILFCEYLQEHPFPGMIESVPGFTTVTVYYDPITLFDPLDDILPYDRAVAILEQMSQQISNTHSKEYRLVEIPVCYGGNFGPDLEVVAKQNGLSIEEVISIHSTTEYLVYMIGFAPGFPYLGGMDERLATPRRSSPRLSIPMGSVGIGGLQTGIYSIESPGGWQIIGRTPLRLFQAGESSPSLLCAGDKVRFRPISEREYENGEKVY, from the coding sequence ATGTGGCAGTGCCGATATTCGAAAATGGAGGGAAAAACGTTGCCTAGATATGAATTCTCTCCTCTTGGGGACTCGGGTGTCATGGTCAAACTAGGAGAGGTTATCGATCAACTGACCCATGAGCAGGTCATCCTATTCTGTGAATACCTACAGGAGCATCCTTTCCCCGGTATGATCGAATCTGTACCTGGCTTTACGACTGTTACAGTCTATTACGATCCGATTACTCTTTTCGATCCACTTGATGATATTTTGCCATACGATCGTGCCGTTGCTATTCTTGAGCAAATGTCGCAGCAAATCTCCAACACTCACTCTAAAGAGTACAGACTGGTAGAAATCCCGGTTTGTTATGGTGGGAACTTTGGTCCAGATCTGGAGGTAGTCGCCAAACAAAATGGTCTTAGTATAGAAGAAGTGATTTCTATCCATTCGACCACAGAGTACCTGGTGTACATGATCGGATTTGCTCCCGGCTTTCCGTATCTCGGTGGAATGGATGAGCGACTGGCCACGCCGCGACGTTCCTCGCCACGGCTATCTATTCCGATGGGGAGTGTAGGGATCGGAGGATTGCAAACAGGTATTTATTCGATAGAGAGCCCAGGTGGGTGGCAAATTATCGGAAGAACACCACTGCGCTTATTTCAGGCAGGTGAAAGTTCTCCAAGTCTCTTGTGCGCTGGTGATAAAGTTCGCTTCCGTCCTATCTCCGAGCGGGAATACGAAAACGGGGAGAAGGTGTACTAA
- a CDS encoding Ger(x)C family spore germination protein — MVAKSKWILVFFIWIIAGCSSTRIVSEVQLIHSLGLDIEDQKIKGAAITHVYGKEKTQVELLETKSSNLFTILPDFNAITPSQVELGQLRSVIVGRKYAENGVETLVHTLCRDPSIGFRLQLGVAEPKALTILKGIRQTQVPFFISDSIAQNIKTLNLPKTNLHIFLFNLYGEGRDPYLPYFVMHNDRVKLDGLALFRDDKFVHRINSKESFLLKIMVEKAKSGQIPFEVTINNQKESGLLKTLHSHAAFDINTTEPVPSIKVKLTVNGQIKDYSKWLQLSDPQVLRQMEKELSSYLQKEATSFVKHLQKLGVDPVGFGDLVRSRSASWDYSHFKKVYPQMKIAVTASIKLEQTGE; from the coding sequence ATGGTTGCAAAAAGCAAATGGATACTGGTGTTTTTTATATGGATCATAGCTGGCTGCTCTTCGACTCGAATCGTCAGCGAAGTACAGCTGATTCATTCACTGGGGCTCGATATCGAAGATCAAAAGATTAAAGGGGCAGCCATCACTCACGTGTACGGGAAGGAAAAGACACAGGTAGAGCTGCTGGAAACAAAAAGCTCGAATTTATTTACGATCCTCCCTGATTTTAATGCCATCACACCTTCTCAAGTGGAGCTAGGACAATTACGCTCCGTCATTGTCGGGAGGAAATATGCTGAAAACGGAGTGGAAACGCTCGTACATACACTTTGCCGCGATCCCTCTATTGGTTTTCGCCTTCAACTCGGTGTGGCGGAACCAAAGGCATTGACAATTTTGAAGGGCATCCGTCAAACGCAAGTCCCTTTTTTCATCTCCGATAGTATCGCTCAAAATATCAAAACCCTGAATTTGCCCAAGACGAACCTGCATATTTTCTTGTTCAATTTATACGGCGAGGGCCGTGATCCTTACCTTCCCTATTTCGTCATGCATAATGACAGAGTGAAGCTGGATGGTCTCGCGCTTTTCCGCGATGACAAATTCGTGCATCGCATCAATTCGAAAGAAAGCTTTTTGCTAAAAATCATGGTCGAAAAAGCCAAGAGTGGTCAAATTCCATTTGAAGTGACCATAAACAATCAAAAAGAATCCGGATTGTTGAAAACTCTTCATTCCCATGCCGCATTTGATATCAATACGACAGAGCCTGTCCCCAGCATCAAGGTAAAGCTCACGGTAAATGGGCAAATCAAAGATTATTCAAAGTGGCTGCAATTGTCCGATCCACAAGTATTGCGTCAAATGGAAAAAGAACTTTCCTCGTACCTGCAAAAGGAGGCGACGAGCTTTGTGAAGCATCTACAAAAGCTTGGCGTAGATCCGGTTGGATTTGGTGATTTGGTTCGCAGTCGAAGCGCTTCATGGGACTACTCGCACTTTAAAAAGGTTTATCCACAGATGAAAATCGCAGTGACTGCTTCGATTAAGCTGGAGCAAACGGGTGAGTAA
- the pcp gene encoding pyroglutamyl-peptidase I: protein MKTILVTGFDPFGGETVNPAWESVKELGKIESDLYKVELRQIPTVFEKSIEHLYTAIEETNPDIVLCIGQAGGRGDIAVERVAINVNDARIPDNEGNQPIDTPIRENGPTGYWSTLPIKAIVHELKQQGIPASISQTAGTYVCNHLFYGLMHYLAEKKASVRGGFIHIPYLPEQAVRQAGQPSMALETIVKGLRLAIETTISNDRDIVMEGGQIS from the coding sequence ATGAAGACCATTTTAGTAACAGGGTTTGATCCTTTTGGTGGAGAAACGGTTAACCCTGCTTGGGAATCGGTAAAAGAGCTGGGAAAAATCGAGTCTGATTTGTATAAAGTAGAGCTGCGCCAAATTCCTACGGTTTTTGAAAAATCTATTGAACATTTATACACAGCAATAGAAGAAACGAATCCGGACATCGTGTTATGTATCGGTCAGGCAGGTGGACGAGGAGATATTGCGGTTGAACGTGTAGCCATTAACGTCAATGATGCTCGAATCCCGGATAATGAAGGAAATCAGCCGATTGACACACCGATCAGGGAAAACGGTCCTACTGGCTACTGGTCTACATTGCCAATCAAAGCGATTGTACATGAGTTAAAACAACAAGGAATTCCGGCTTCTATATCGCAGACGGCCGGTACCTATGTGTGCAACCATCTTTTTTATGGATTGATGCATTACCTTGCTGAGAAAAAAGCTTCCGTACGCGGAGGGTTCATCCATATCCCTTATTTGCCTGAACAGGCTGTAAGGCAAGCAGGGCAGCCAAGCATGGCATTAGAAACCATTGTAAAAGGCTTGCGATTGGCAATCGAGACGACCATATCTAATGATCGGGATATTGTCATGGAAGGCGGACAAATTAGCTGA
- a CDS encoding M14 family metallopeptidase has product MRGLGDIFTTKGLVADRNNDGVADSLSVSFCFQTGIVVEGFIDFCARLGLETSELDLPSIRMEDSPMVASSTKSGEWLCTVCIEPSCDVDEASCTLDRGNNRIAFVGGSEESLSRLLRWMAAYWTDGVHATASLGDIERIRCSLQEVQLYVRADASPVCQIAIPQYAMMSSHEGSPNVERPTPLDSLTELWTTAGFYQAGRTDLTSRTDVFFTGIHTVEAVMSAARFAARIGLASTGIHFPLTGEANRIAELTFSLHMNGEAPLASGVVEVIPDPREKTTRVIQLSGGGQAIVAALDYFGTATSHRLGGTFGVWEESDEPKEKEFPLFIEKTWKDQGERNEIEQLFHEQLIAIASQKEMAGCLSSPLAVTAFLSEPKEIRRALERCWKSAITELLPDNDNTVHIHSAFKPGLCWIKETILPSLVRGERVERILISFQREEREGGMELSHRWLQELYPVDQLLEKELGLSLAQISFVMDENLPTTYQVEAWGVGFAHLGTWNLDVPVSTVPYADEQSRAYPTTSGLFFSYETTKEQFLVPTDRERFWQFYTQQFLPELTEELLCKQNEPYQGNIPLFHSIEVTVTMSEQEERLDIDEETISSLEALHEDIYFYTLDYYAYLGERKTGVAWNSPGAVRPFVKVKPASSPEATIRVKEYKEEQAFSIKTTHLYFEAEQSAPVKARILRTNEKSTSIEERKLPDLHRNHHPDMGEWAELATHPSVHMWEVEKSFEGRPIFAVEVTAPQISKYVSAHKLSLYKPTILLETGHHPNEVSSMPAARELVAELITEKMEWLTRFNLVVIPFANPDGVALHQELVKDNPYWKHHAARYNAVGLEYTNHRFQPSVFGESRVVPQLFYRWLPDVIIDDHGIPSHEWTQPFAGYNSPPRFPVSYWMPISLFYGIGREMERSDYPHHAVALDTIQKAAEEGLRHHPRLWNKNKRFIERYIRYGHNWEPAIFPLPTDQDFLFYRWPTKPNRTSPSLLSRFPEWVTLDLITEAADETVAGGALRDCIETHKVFNRAVMECVASSPRRVSRQHGQDHIRLSRIRPMRIGGDNHEDHFSNRV; this is encoded by the coding sequence ATGAGAGGGCTAGGTGATATTTTTACAACGAAAGGGTTAGTTGCGGACCGAAACAATGACGGTGTAGCTGATTCATTGTCTGTTTCCTTCTGTTTTCAAACGGGAATCGTCGTAGAAGGATTCATTGATTTTTGTGCCCGATTAGGCCTTGAAACAAGTGAGCTGGATCTGCCTTCCATTCGTATGGAAGATTCACCGATGGTTGCTAGCAGCACGAAAAGCGGTGAGTGGCTGTGCACCGTATGTATCGAGCCATCTTGCGACGTAGATGAGGCGTCATGCACCCTCGATCGAGGGAACAATCGAATTGCTTTCGTTGGTGGAAGCGAGGAGAGTCTTAGCCGATTACTGCGCTGGATGGCGGCATATTGGACAGATGGAGTACATGCAACGGCTTCACTCGGTGACATTGAAAGGATTCGTTGTTCTTTACAGGAAGTTCAACTATATGTTCGGGCGGATGCTTCACCTGTCTGTCAGATTGCGATACCCCAGTACGCGATGATGAGCTCGCATGAGGGAAGTCCTAACGTAGAGAGACCAACTCCACTTGATAGTCTGACAGAGCTATGGACAACGGCAGGGTTCTATCAAGCGGGGCGTACGGATTTAACGAGTCGGACAGATGTATTTTTTACAGGAATCCATACTGTAGAGGCGGTTATGTCTGCCGCCCGCTTTGCAGCTCGGATTGGTCTAGCCTCGACCGGGATACATTTCCCGCTCACAGGAGAAGCAAATCGGATTGCGGAGCTCACTTTTTCCTTACACATGAATGGTGAAGCACCTCTAGCAAGTGGAGTGGTCGAAGTAATCCCGGACCCTAGAGAAAAGACAACAAGAGTCATCCAGCTTTCAGGGGGAGGACAAGCGATAGTTGCGGCGCTTGATTATTTCGGGACTGCCACTTCGCACCGACTCGGGGGGACTTTTGGTGTATGGGAAGAATCAGACGAGCCAAAAGAGAAGGAATTCCCCCTATTTATAGAGAAAACATGGAAAGACCAGGGCGAACGAAATGAGATAGAACAGTTGTTTCATGAGCAGTTGATCGCGATTGCTAGTCAAAAGGAGATGGCCGGGTGCTTATCGTCTCCGCTTGCGGTCACCGCTTTTTTGTCAGAACCAAAAGAAATTCGACGTGCGTTGGAGCGATGCTGGAAGAGTGCAATCACGGAGCTGCTTCCGGATAACGATAATACGGTACATATTCACTCTGCTTTTAAACCAGGTTTGTGCTGGATAAAAGAAACGATTTTGCCGTCTCTTGTACGAGGGGAACGAGTAGAACGAATTTTGATCTCTTTCCAACGAGAAGAAAGAGAAGGCGGGATGGAGCTTTCTCATCGATGGCTTCAAGAATTATACCCCGTTGATCAGTTGTTGGAAAAAGAATTGGGCTTGTCTTTGGCGCAAATATCATTCGTGATGGATGAGAACCTACCGACTACTTACCAAGTCGAGGCTTGGGGAGTCGGATTTGCGCACTTAGGTACATGGAATTTGGATGTACCTGTATCTACAGTGCCGTATGCTGACGAGCAAAGTCGAGCTTATCCAACTACGTCAGGGCTCTTCTTCTCCTATGAAACAACAAAAGAACAATTCTTGGTTCCTACGGATCGAGAGAGGTTTTGGCAATTCTATACGCAGCAATTTTTACCTGAGTTGACAGAAGAATTGTTATGTAAACAAAATGAGCCGTATCAAGGAAACATTCCGCTCTTTCATTCGATAGAGGTAACCGTCACTATGAGTGAACAGGAAGAACGGCTAGACATAGACGAAGAAACAATATCGTCGTTAGAAGCGTTGCATGAAGATATTTATTTTTATACGCTGGACTACTATGCGTATTTGGGTGAAAGAAAAACGGGAGTGGCGTGGAATTCTCCTGGGGCGGTGCGACCATTTGTAAAGGTCAAGCCAGCCAGCTCTCCAGAGGCAACCATTCGCGTAAAAGAATATAAAGAAGAACAAGCTTTCTCTATCAAAACGACTCATTTATACTTCGAGGCAGAGCAATCTGCTCCTGTAAAAGCTCGCATCCTGAGAACGAACGAAAAGAGTACCAGCATCGAAGAACGGAAGCTTCCTGATCTACACCGAAACCATCATCCAGATATGGGCGAATGGGCAGAGCTGGCTACACATCCGTCTGTACATATGTGGGAAGTAGAGAAATCGTTTGAAGGACGGCCGATTTTTGCGGTGGAGGTAACAGCACCCCAGATTTCCAAATACGTATCAGCTCACAAGCTATCTCTGTATAAACCAACCATTTTGCTCGAAACCGGACATCATCCAAACGAGGTTTCCAGCATGCCTGCTGCACGTGAGCTGGTGGCAGAGCTCATAACCGAAAAAATGGAGTGGCTTACTCGTTTCAATCTGGTCGTGATTCCATTTGCCAATCCGGATGGGGTCGCACTTCATCAAGAGCTCGTCAAGGATAATCCATATTGGAAGCATCATGCTGCCCGTTATAATGCCGTTGGATTAGAATATACCAATCACCGTTTTCAGCCGAGTGTTTTTGGCGAATCGCGGGTAGTTCCCCAACTGTTTTATCGCTGGTTGCCGGATGTGATCATCGATGATCACGGAATCCCTTCGCATGAATGGACACAACCATTCGCAGGGTACAATAGCCCGCCGAGATTCCCTGTATCTTATTGGATGCCGATCTCACTCTTTTATGGAATTGGCCGCGAGATGGAGCGATCTGACTATCCTCATCATGCTGTCGCTCTTGATACGATTCAAAAGGCAGCCGAGGAAGGGCTGAGACATCATCCGCGTCTTTGGAACAAAAATAAACGCTTTATCGAGCGCTACATTCGGTATGGACATAACTGGGAGCCCGCCATTTTCCCATTGCCTACAGATCAAGATTTCTTGTTTTATCGTTGGCCTACAAAGCCGAACAGAACCTCTCCTTCCTTGCTCTCTCGTTTTCCTGAATGGGTGACGCTTGATTTAATAACGGAAGCGGCTGATGAGACGGTCGCGGGAGGAGCATTGCGAGATTGCATAGAAACACATAAGGTTTTCAATCGTGCTGTCATGGAGTGTGTGGCATCTAGCCCACGGCGTGTTTCTCGACAGCATGGACAAGACCATATTCGACTTTCACGAATAAGACCGATGCGGATCGGAGGAGACAATCATGAAGACCATTTTAGTAACAGGGTTTGA
- a CDS encoding GerAB/ArcD/ProY family transporter: protein MSTSIRENAKVSPFFVFFLVHANIVGVGILGFQRTIVTHAGYDAWISVLLAGASIHLIVWMLYSMLNAGSHDLFSLHELCFGKWLGKVMSFVVLIYIWMAAFLILRSYVSIVKQFIFPLMHTWSTTFIILLLILYIITGGFRTVTGVCFFGVVIPAILMLPLFLFPFEYAHPNNLFPLFSHNLPSLLASAKDAVINYMGFELLFFYYPFIKRAAHSQKWAHAGVLFSTFLYVAVAIVTFLMFSHGELDKIIWPTLTMLKIVEIPILQRLEFIVISLWLFVILPNICLNLWGVTRGMKQIFGISQFRALLLLLASLAMGSYLLEGTTPLLMALDYYGKVSLVFIFGYIPLLFLLFLLWGKKRNTGQYQTPGAETEKAR, encoded by the coding sequence GTGAGTACTTCCATTCGGGAAAACGCGAAGGTTTCACCTTTTTTTGTATTCTTTCTCGTGCATGCCAATATCGTGGGGGTCGGGATACTAGGGTTTCAACGGACAATCGTAACCCATGCCGGATACGATGCCTGGATCTCGGTTCTACTTGCTGGGGCAAGCATCCATCTCATTGTTTGGATGCTCTATTCCATGTTGAATGCGGGCAGTCATGATTTGTTCTCCCTTCACGAGCTCTGCTTTGGAAAATGGCTAGGAAAAGTAATGAGCTTTGTGGTATTAATCTACATCTGGATGGCTGCTTTTCTCATCTTGCGTTCTTACGTCAGTATTGTGAAGCAGTTTATTTTCCCTCTCATGCATACCTGGAGTACGACGTTCATTATCTTGCTCCTCATTCTGTACATTATCACTGGTGGTTTTCGCACGGTTACGGGCGTCTGCTTTTTCGGTGTGGTGATTCCGGCGATTTTGATGCTTCCTTTGTTTCTTTTCCCTTTCGAGTACGCCCACCCGAATAACTTGTTCCCGTTGTTTTCGCATAACCTCCCCTCCCTATTGGCGTCTGCCAAAGACGCTGTTATCAATTATATGGGCTTTGAATTACTGTTCTTTTACTACCCATTTATCAAACGAGCAGCTCACTCGCAAAAATGGGCTCACGCTGGCGTCCTTTTCAGCACGTTCCTGTATGTAGCCGTCGCTATCGTAACATTCCTCATGTTTAGTCATGGTGAACTGGATAAGATTATTTGGCCGACCTTGACCATGCTCAAAATCGTCGAAATTCCGATTTTGCAGCGACTGGAGTTCATTGTGATATCTCTATGGCTGTTCGTGATTTTACCAAACATCTGCCTCAACCTATGGGGGGTTACCCGCGGAATGAAACAGATATTTGGTATCAGTCAATTCCGCGCCCTCTTGCTTCTCTTAGCGTCTTTGGCAATGGGCTCCTATCTGCTCGAAGGTACGACTCCTTTGCTCATGGCACTCGATTATTATGGGAAAGTGAGCCTCGTTTTCATTTTTGGCTATATACCGCTGTTGTTCTTGCTCTTCCTCCTCTGGGGGAAAAAGCGAAATACCGGACAATACCAAACTCCCGGGGCGGAAACAGAAAAAGCCCGATAG
- the cdaS gene encoding sporulation-specific diadenylate cyclase CdaS — MLEVNCDTSSLKAELLQELRGISVTLDESIHALKNENECVLGTFDQIRTKFSRLETVAASFYLQCYLSPYTEKYLDLSKAVQHLAKRRQGALIVVEREDPLDLLLQAGIPIGATVSHSLLESIFYPGSPLHDGAVLIRENHIVSAANVLPLSQVVVGEKKLGTRHRAALGLSEKSDALIVVVSEETGKASFAMQGHLYPIISPS; from the coding sequence ATGCTAGAAGTAAACTGTGATACATCATCGCTGAAGGCTGAATTGCTGCAAGAGCTGAGGGGAATATCCGTTACGTTAGATGAGAGCATCCATGCGTTAAAAAATGAAAACGAATGTGTGCTCGGGACGTTTGATCAAATACGGACGAAGTTTAGCCGACTCGAAACAGTAGCAGCCTCCTTTTATTTACAATGCTATCTCTCACCCTATACGGAAAAATATCTGGATTTATCCAAGGCCGTGCAGCACTTGGCCAAAAGGCGCCAAGGAGCATTGATTGTCGTTGAGCGTGAGGACCCGCTTGATCTACTGCTGCAAGCAGGCATACCGATTGGGGCCACGGTGAGCCATTCCTTGCTGGAGTCGATCTTTTATCCTGGCAGCCCTTTGCATGATGGGGCCGTCCTGATTCGGGAAAATCATATCGTTTCCGCGGCCAATGTACTGCCATTATCTCAGGTTGTGGTAGGGGAAAAAAAACTGGGAACCAGACATCGTGCTGCTTTGGGGTTAAGTGAAAAAAGCGATGCACTGATCGTTGTTGTTTCCGAGGAAACGGGGAAAGCGTCCTTTGCCATGCAGGGACACTTGTATCCGATTATTTCACCTTCATGA
- a CDS encoding LamB/YcsF family protein, which produces MKTVDLNCDMGESFGAYQLGNDQEILSYITSANVACGFHAGDPATMRKTVRMAVEAGVAIGAHPGFADLIGFGRRNMEISPEEAYDLVVYQIGALQAFVRAEGGVMHHVKPHGALYNMAATRPALAESIALAIYKVNPELVLYGLAGSELTRAGEKIGLATAHEVFADRTYQQDGTLTPRSQPNAMITDQQQSLQQVIRMVSEGLVLTQQGVDIPIQADSICIHGDGAHALEFAQSIREALSGAGITIAARKAR; this is translated from the coding sequence ATGAAAACAGTAGATCTAAACTGTGATATGGGAGAGAGCTTTGGCGCCTATCAGTTGGGCAACGATCAAGAAATTTTGTCCTATATCACCTCTGCAAATGTGGCATGTGGTTTCCATGCTGGCGATCCTGCAACGATGAGAAAAACAGTAAGAATGGCAGTAGAGGCAGGTGTGGCAATCGGTGCCCACCCTGGATTCGCTGATTTGATCGGTTTCGGTCGCCGCAACATGGAGATTTCCCCTGAAGAAGCCTACGATCTAGTCGTATATCAAATCGGCGCTTTGCAAGCGTTTGTACGGGCAGAAGGGGGCGTCATGCATCATGTGAAGCCACATGGGGCCTTGTACAATATGGCAGCCACAAGACCCGCTCTGGCCGAGTCTATCGCTTTGGCCATCTACAAAGTAAATCCGGAACTGGTACTGTATGGCTTGGCCGGAAGTGAATTGACGCGTGCTGGGGAGAAAATCGGTCTTGCTACGGCGCACGAAGTGTTTGCCGACCGTACATATCAGCAGGATGGCACACTGACACCGCGCAGTCAGCCGAATGCAATGATTACAGACCAACAGCAATCTCTTCAGCAAGTCATTCGTATGGTAAGTGAAGGACTTGTCTTGACCCAGCAAGGCGTGGATATCCCGATTCAGGCCGATTCCATTTGTATTCACGGCGACGGTGCCCATGCGTTGGAGTTCGCGCAGAGCATCCGAGAAGCTTTGTCAGGAGCTGGTATTACAATCGCAGCAAGAAAAGCTCGATAG
- a CDS encoding spore germination protein codes for MITKWNEFLSIAQVSNDFKYYPLLNEESPFVISYYQTLIKTELLQKNLLRPLQERMEANESITDLRHFSRFIYVEDIIYTDDIQTVVSKIMTGYAAIQSKDNLQFFALINLANPTEGLRTDNDTENEFSVVGPKVGFVENIDINLHLIRQQISTPKLIIRELTIGTLSHTRIAVVYLSGITNPQHIETVEQRLQAIDFDIIFDSSQLDQIMSDNSNTPFPLFLSTERIDRVIYALTLGQIVIISDASPYVITGPTTIFDFFISPEDYYLPWILSSLFRLIRIFGVLFSILMTPAYTAVLTFHLEMIPQDMLAPIILSRKYVPFPPVLEVLFLELTIEFLREAGARLPTKVGQTLGIVGGIVIGQASVEAALTSNILLIIVALSALASFTTPIYKMSNTIRFLRFPLIILSGIWGGLGIAIGLMFMLTHLLQLKSLGTPYLAPLYPFRRRSFADSFIRSSYSRTARRSAVMRVISQWRYDPDKATQKRDIDE; via the coding sequence ATGATAACGAAATGGAATGAGTTTCTTTCCATCGCACAAGTCTCGAATGATTTTAAGTATTATCCCCTGCTGAACGAGGAAAGTCCTTTTGTTATTTCGTACTATCAAACCTTGATAAAAACAGAGCTGCTGCAAAAAAATCTCTTGCGCCCCCTCCAAGAGCGTATGGAAGCAAATGAATCAATCACGGATCTGCGCCACTTTTCCCGCTTTATCTATGTGGAGGATATTATTTATACAGACGACATACAGACAGTCGTCTCCAAAATCATGACAGGCTATGCTGCCATCCAATCGAAAGACAATCTACAGTTCTTCGCCCTCATCAATCTAGCCAATCCGACTGAAGGACTGCGAACGGACAATGACACGGAAAACGAGTTTAGTGTCGTTGGACCAAAGGTAGGCTTTGTTGAAAACATCGATATCAACCTGCATCTTATCCGCCAGCAAATCAGCACACCCAAATTAATCATTCGAGAGTTAACCATAGGTACGCTCTCTCATACGCGCATCGCCGTTGTTTATTTGTCTGGTATTACGAATCCTCAGCACATTGAAACCGTTGAGCAAAGACTTCAGGCGATCGACTTCGATATTATTTTTGATTCATCACAGCTCGATCAAATCATGAGTGATAATTCGAATACCCCTTTCCCATTGTTTTTGTCTACAGAAAGGATTGACCGGGTCATCTATGCGTTAACCCTCGGGCAAATCGTGATTATTTCCGATGCATCTCCGTATGTCATTACCGGTCCAACCACGATTTTTGATTTCTTCATTTCTCCCGAGGATTATTATTTACCGTGGATCTTATCGTCTTTATTTCGGTTGATTCGCATTTTTGGTGTGCTTTTTTCTATTTTGATGACACCTGCCTATACGGCGGTTCTCACTTTCCATTTGGAAATGATTCCGCAAGACATGCTGGCTCCGATTATTTTATCGAGGAAATACGTCCCGTTTCCCCCCGTTTTAGAGGTGCTCTTCCTGGAGCTGACGATCGAGTTCTTGCGAGAAGCAGGTGCAAGGCTCCCGACAAAGGTCGGACAGACTCTTGGAATCGTAGGTGGAATCGTTATTGGTCAAGCATCTGTAGAAGCTGCCTTGACCAGCAATATATTGCTGATCATCGTTGCTCTGTCGGCGCTTGCCTCTTTCACTACCCCCATTTACAAAATGTCAAATACGATTCGTTTCCTGCGCTTCCCGCTCATTATTTTGTCTGGAATTTGGGGCGGGCTTGGGATTGCCATCGGTCTCATGTTCATGCTGACTCATCTTCTTCAGCTTAAATCGTTAGGAACACCTTACCTGGCTCCGCTTTACCCTTTTCGCAGACGTAGCTTCGCGGACAGCTTCATTCGCTCTTCCTATAGCAGAACGGCCAGAAGGTCTGCTGTTATGCGCGTCATCTCACAGTGGAGATATGATCCTGACAAGGCCACTCAAAAAAGAGACATTGATGAATAG
- a CDS encoding biotin-dependent carboxyltransferase family protein: protein MSIEVITPGLCTTVQDTGRFGFQQYGVSVSGVMDKQAVQIANMLVGNQQTDAVLELTMRGPSLLFHKDMLIAICGGDFKVTINDRSVLPNRAVWIRSGSILKFGLAKEGCRAYLAVAGGWDVPLVMGSRSTNLRASFGGFAGRMLAAGDKLVQSSPGSFSQFLANQLEKKAGAAPFYQANWFIPSNTFVKNGEAVVRVIQGEQFADFTKESRQSFFEQTFQVSTQSDRMGYRLTGPALELTQSMELISAAVTIGTIQVPPNGQPIILMADRQTIGGYPKIGYVPTIDLPIVAQLRPGEKIHFQEISLRDAQKALIERDSLMKAIKLGIEVTVGWR, encoded by the coding sequence GTGAGTATAGAGGTGATTACGCCAGGACTTTGCACGACTGTTCAAGATACAGGTAGATTTGGCTTTCAGCAGTATGGGGTCAGTGTCAGCGGGGTGATGGACAAGCAAGCTGTACAGATTGCGAACATGTTAGTTGGCAATCAACAAACGGATGCGGTTCTGGAGCTGACGATGAGAGGTCCAAGCTTATTGTTCCATAAGGACATGCTAATAGCCATTTGTGGTGGTGACTTCAAAGTCACGATCAATGATAGATCCGTCTTACCCAATCGAGCAGTCTGGATCAGGAGTGGAAGCATCTTGAAGTTTGGCCTGGCCAAGGAAGGCTGTCGCGCCTATCTCGCAGTCGCAGGCGGATGGGATGTGCCACTTGTGATGGGAAGTCGCAGTACGAATCTCCGTGCAAGCTTCGGAGGCTTTGCGGGTAGAATGCTTGCGGCAGGAGATAAGCTAGTTCAAAGCTCTCCAGGTTCATTCAGTCAATTTCTCGCTAACCAATTGGAAAAAAAAGCAGGAGCAGCTCCCTTCTATCAAGCGAATTGGTTTATTCCTTCTAATACTTTTGTCAAAAATGGAGAAGCGGTTGTACGGGTGATACAAGGCGAGCAATTCGCAGATTTTACGAAAGAGAGTCGTCAAAGCTTTTTCGAACAAACCTTTCAAGTGTCTACACAATCAGACAGGATGGGGTATCGTTTAACAGGACCGGCGCTCGAACTTACGCAGTCAATGGAACTGATCTCGGCTGCGGTCACCATTGGTACGATACAGGTTCCGCCAAACGGTCAACCTATTATCCTGATGGCAGACAGACAAACCATTGGCGGTTATCCGAAGATAGGCTATGTGCCGACTATAGATTTGCCGATCGTCGCCCAGTTGCGGCCAGGCGAAAAGATTCACTTTCAAGAAATTTCTCTGCGTGATGCTCAAAAGGCGCTTATCGAGAGGGATTCATTGATGAAGGCGATCAAGCTTGGTATAGAAGTAACCGTGGGATGGAGGTAA